A section of the Sphingomonas ginsenosidivorax genome encodes:
- a CDS encoding FAS1-like dehydratase domain-containing protein translates to MTNPVTEPDAPIARELATGKFTDDMLESMRALIGTNLRTAASINNEYATRTAILRFCEGIGDDNPLWTDTDYAEATPHGRLIAPPSFIFACLAGIQVGWPGLGGFHCETTIDFHAPIGVGDRIDCRCEFQGFDGPIEQSQFGGRRIKDYILQQYTNQDGALVADFICSRMRFERGEMQKRAETRTITVPHPWTDEEVAAIEAEVLKEAPRGATPRYWEDVAIGDEIDVITKGPLGLTDFIAFIAGGAAPIPRVAAHSVSLRRYHKHPKWAFRDPRTHALEPVYSVHYNDYAAGLQGAQIAYDVGIQRTSWQIHSLTNWMGDTGRLKRITGQYRSHVYLSDVVRLGARVDGKEIDAAGDAVLRLTTWAQNQRGQNVMPGTAIIALPRRGPA, encoded by the coding sequence ATGACAAACCCCGTGACCGAACCCGACGCGCCCATCGCGCGCGAGCTGGCGACCGGTAAATTTACCGACGACATGCTGGAGTCGATGCGGGCGCTGATCGGCACCAACCTGCGCACGGCGGCGAGCATCAACAACGAATATGCAACGCGGACCGCGATCCTGCGGTTCTGCGAAGGGATCGGCGACGACAATCCGCTGTGGACCGATACGGACTATGCCGAGGCGACGCCGCACGGCAGGCTGATCGCACCGCCGAGCTTCATCTTCGCCTGCCTGGCCGGCATCCAGGTCGGCTGGCCGGGGCTGGGCGGGTTCCATTGCGAGACGACGATCGATTTCCATGCTCCGATCGGCGTCGGCGACAGGATCGATTGCCGCTGCGAGTTCCAGGGGTTCGACGGCCCGATCGAGCAGAGCCAGTTTGGTGGGAGGCGGATCAAGGACTATATCCTGCAGCAATACACCAACCAGGACGGCGCGCTGGTCGCCGATTTCATCTGCTCGCGCATGCGCTTCGAGCGCGGCGAGATGCAGAAGCGGGCCGAGACGCGGACGATCACCGTGCCGCATCCCTGGACCGACGAAGAGGTCGCGGCAATCGAGGCGGAAGTTCTGAAGGAAGCGCCGCGCGGTGCGACCCCGCGTTACTGGGAAGACGTCGCGATCGGCGACGAGATCGACGTGATCACCAAGGGGCCGCTGGGTCTGACCGACTTCATCGCCTTTATCGCCGGGGGCGCGGCGCCGATCCCCCGCGTGGCGGCGCATTCGGTATCGCTGCGCCGGTATCACAAGCATCCCAAATGGGCGTTCCGCGATCCCCGGACGCACGCGCTGGAACCGGTCTATTCGGTGCACTACAACGATTATGCGGCGGGGCTGCAGGGCGCGCAGATCGCCTATGACGTCGGCATCCAGCGGACCAGCTGGCAGATCCACTCGCTCACCAACTGGATGGGCGACACAGGCAGGCTCAAGCGGATTACCGGCCAGTATCGGTCGCACGTCTATCTCTCCGACGTCGTGCGGCTCGGCGCGCGGGTCGACGGCAAGGAGATCGATGCCGCGGGCGACGCGGTGCTGCGGCTGACGACCTGGGCGCAGAACCAGCGCGGCCAGAATGTGATGCCCGGCACGGCGATCATCGCGCTCCCCCGCCGTGGTCCCGCTTAG
- a CDS encoding MFS transporter produces the protein MIVYTLHSLDRYVFGVIIEPLRHEFHFTDSQLGAIGGTAHAIGFCVCVLPVGWLMDRTNRVKFLATMLGIWSAVSGLGALATGYWSLFAMRTVVGAAESSTAAGTQSLVASIFPAKERASAMGIVHSGLALGTGLAFVIGGFVAQHWGWRAVFLVVGLPGVILAALMWLRFPEPPKSNESSDAGQAVPMWQVAKFFVRTRAVFFNTIGLAIVAMNIASIWIWITPILVREHGFSLSAAGLVVGIAAGVLKFASTALSGFLADWIAKGRVDRLWVVPSCALTLSVPAAFGIAFAPSPAIAVVLVFVLGLTLGTHYSAPKAAIMTATPPRMRGSVAAMQELVANLGGAAIGPLITGIISDKLGGANSVSLALGATVSLNLVAAASFWFGIRGTSRSPAVADASSGMITPR, from the coding sequence ATGATCGTCTACACGCTGCATTCGCTGGACCGCTACGTGTTCGGCGTGATCATCGAGCCGCTGCGCCACGAATTCCATTTCACCGACAGCCAGCTCGGCGCGATCGGCGGCACCGCGCATGCGATCGGCTTCTGCGTCTGCGTGCTGCCCGTCGGCTGGCTGATGGACCGTACCAACCGCGTCAAGTTCCTGGCGACGATGCTTGGCATCTGGAGCGCCGTCTCCGGTCTCGGCGCGCTCGCGACCGGATACTGGTCGCTCTTCGCGATGCGTACGGTCGTCGGCGCCGCGGAATCGTCGACGGCCGCGGGCACCCAGTCGCTCGTTGCCAGCATCTTCCCGGCGAAGGAGCGCGCCAGCGCGATGGGCATCGTCCATTCCGGACTGGCGCTGGGCACCGGGCTCGCCTTCGTCATCGGCGGCTTCGTCGCGCAGCATTGGGGCTGGCGCGCGGTGTTCCTGGTGGTCGGGCTTCCCGGCGTCATTCTGGCGGCCCTGATGTGGCTGCGCTTCCCCGAGCCCCCGAAGAGCAATGAAAGCAGCGACGCCGGACAGGCCGTGCCGATGTGGCAGGTCGCGAAATTCTTCGTGCGCACCCGTGCCGTCTTCTTCAACACGATCGGCCTCGCCATCGTCGCGATGAACATCGCGTCGATCTGGATCTGGATCACGCCGATCCTGGTGCGCGAACACGGTTTCAGCCTGTCCGCCGCGGGCCTGGTCGTCGGCATCGCCGCGGGCGTCCTGAAATTCGCGTCGACCGCGCTGTCCGGCTTCCTGGCGGACTGGATTGCCAAGGGACGGGTCGACCGGCTCTGGGTTGTGCCGTCCTGTGCGTTGACGCTGTCGGTGCCGGCCGCGTTCGGCATCGCGTTCGCGCCCTCGCCGGCGATCGCGGTCGTGCTGGTGTTCGTGCTCGGCCTGACGCTCGGCACGCATTATTCGGCGCCAAAGGCCGCCATCATGACCGCCACCCCGCCGCGGATGCGCGGCTCGGTCGCGGCGATGCAGGAACTCGTCGCCAATCTCGGCGGCGCGGCGATCGGTCCGTTGATCACCGGTATCATCTCGGACAAGCTGGGCGGCGCGAACTCCGTGAGCCTTGCGCTCGGCGCAACCGTCAGCCTGAACTTGGTCGCCGCGGCGAGCTTCTGGTTCGGGATCCGGGGCACCTCACGCAGCCCTGCCGTTGCCGACGCCTCGAGCGGAATGATCACCCCGCGCTGA
- a CDS encoding alpha/beta hydrolase — MSNPTVSRRSLLIGTGLSAAATAVPDAFAETPAAGRPAPLVIQEQGSFAVGGTVVAQPGIFDPYGQGADGQTLHGDHAYVFYQIPVRAKKHPLVMWHGIGQFSKTWETTPDGREGYQTIFLRRGHGVYIIDQPRRGNAGRTTVAAPVPTTPDDQKWFNIFRVGLWPDYFPGVQFARDPETLNQYFRQMAPDTGPIDIEVNATAVAALFDRIGPGVLVTHSHSGGMGWQAAVKAPNIRGIVAYEPGSNFVFPEGEVPPPQTATPAAITAIGTPLSNFMKLTRVPILIVYGDNIPAKPVDNPGQDGWRARLAMARLWRDAVNRRGGDVTVVHLPEIGIRGNTHFPFSDLNNVQIADHMSAFLRAKHLD; from the coding sequence ATGTCCAATCCAACCGTTTCCAGGCGTTCGCTGCTGATCGGCACCGGGCTGTCCGCGGCAGCCACCGCGGTGCCCGATGCGTTCGCGGAAACGCCGGCGGCTGGCCGACCCGCGCCGCTCGTCATCCAGGAACAGGGCAGCTTCGCGGTCGGCGGCACGGTGGTGGCTCAGCCTGGAATCTTCGATCCCTACGGGCAAGGCGCCGACGGCCAGACGCTGCACGGCGACCACGCCTATGTCTTCTACCAGATTCCGGTACGGGCGAAAAAGCACCCGCTCGTGATGTGGCACGGCATCGGTCAATTCTCGAAGACATGGGAGACGACGCCCGACGGCCGCGAGGGATATCAGACGATCTTCCTGCGCCGCGGACACGGTGTCTACATCATCGACCAGCCGCGGCGCGGCAATGCCGGGCGCACCACCGTTGCGGCGCCCGTCCCGACCACGCCCGACGACCAGAAATGGTTCAACATCTTCCGCGTGGGCCTATGGCCGGACTATTTCCCAGGCGTCCAGTTCGCGCGCGATCCCGAGACGCTGAACCAGTATTTTCGGCAGATGGCGCCCGATACCGGCCCCATCGATATCGAAGTGAACGCGACCGCGGTCGCCGCCCTGTTCGACAGGATCGGTCCGGGCGTGCTCGTCACGCATTCGCACAGCGGCGGCATGGGCTGGCAGGCGGCGGTGAAGGCACCGAACATCCGCGGCATCGTCGCCTACGAACCCGGCAGCAATTTCGTCTTTCCCGAAGGCGAGGTCCCGCCGCCGCAGACCGCCACGCCGGCCGCGATCACCGCGATCGGCACACCGCTGTCGAACTTCATGAAGCTCACCCGCGTGCCGATCCTCATCGTCTATGGCGACAACATTCCGGCCAAGCCGGTGGACAACCCCGGACAGGATGGATGGCGCGCACGGCTGGCGATGGCGCGGCTGTGGCGCGATGCGGTCAACCGGCGCGGGGGCGACGTCACCGTCGTCCACCTCCCCGAGATCGGCATCCGCGGCAACACGCATTTTCCCTTTTCGGACCTCAACAACGTGCAGATCGCGGATCACATGTCCGCCTTCCTGCGCGCCAAACATCTCGATTAG
- a CDS encoding SRPBCC family protein — protein MIRTSLFVSCLLSATVAWGQLSPSAPPTTPLAIAAPNYVTQRLEIVVDRPAAETWARIGRFCDLEEWLPRDCTITSGTEGELGAVRTLAGGTIEAIVATTPMSYTYAFPVRIGVPYTMQHNTLEVRAADAGKSRIVYSFFWDNSVVPPAQREVEFAARRARLMPALQRMKAIVESGRPRP, from the coding sequence ATGATCCGCACCAGCCTTTTCGTGTCCTGCCTTCTGTCCGCCACCGTTGCCTGGGGTCAGCTGTCGCCATCCGCGCCGCCGACCACACCGCTGGCGATCGCGGCGCCGAACTATGTGACGCAACGGCTGGAGATCGTGGTCGACCGGCCCGCGGCCGAGACGTGGGCGCGGATCGGCCGCTTCTGCGATCTCGAGGAATGGCTGCCGCGCGATTGCACGATCACCTCCGGAACGGAGGGCGAACTCGGCGCGGTGCGGACGCTGGCCGGCGGGACGATCGAAGCGATCGTGGCCACCACACCGATGTCCTACACCTATGCGTTTCCCGTGCGTATCGGCGTGCCCTACACGATGCAGCACAACACGCTGGAAGTCCGCGCCGCCGATGCCGGCAAGTCTCGGATCGTCTATTCGTTCTTCTGGGACAATTCCGTCGTCCCGCCGGCGCAGCGCGAGGTCGAATTCGCGGCGCGACGCGCGCGGCTGATGCCCGCCTTGCAGCGGATGAAGGCGATCGTGGAGAGCGGCAGGCCGCGACCGTAG